CCGAAGAACAGCGTCGCCACTTCCGGCAACTGGTGCGCCTCGTCGAAGATCACCGTGTTGCAGGCGGGAAGCAGTTCAGCCATACCCTCGTCGCGCAGCATGACGTCGGCGAAGAACAGGTGATGATTGACCACGACCAGGTCGGCCGCCATCGCCTCGCGCCGGGCGAGCATGACGAAGCAGTCCTTGTAGTCCGGGCAGTCCTGGCCCAGGCAGTTCTCGCGCGTCGAGGTGGCGTGCCCCCAGACCGGCGAGTTTTCCGAGACTTCCAGGCATTCGGCCTTGTCGCCGGTGTGCGTGACCTTGGCGAAAACCGAGATGCGGCGCGCGTCAGCGGCATCCTCGCGGGTCAGGAAGCGACCGTCGGCCAGCGCCCGTTCCAGGTGGTAGGGACAAACGTAATTGGCGCGCCCTTTCAGCAAGGCGATCTTGACCGGCGCCTTCAAGGCGTCGCGCACCATCGGCAGGTCCTTGTTGAACAACTGGTCCTGCAGTGTCTTGGTGCCGGTCGAGACAATCACCTTGCCGCCCGACTTCAAGGCCGGAACGAGATACGCGAAAGTCTTGCCCGTGCCGGTGCCGGCCTCGGCGATGAAGACCGAACAGCTCTTGATGGCGGCAGCGATGCGCTCGGCCATTTCGACCTGCTGATCGCGCACGCGATAGCCGCCTATGGCCCGGGCCAGCGGCCCGTCGGGGGAAAAGATCTCGGGAAGGGAAGACAAGGAAAAAGGCCTGATGAATGCGGGCCGAATCTTAACAGATGCCGGCCCCCTTGCCCCGTCCGCAGCGCCTCAGAAGCTCTCCGACCAGACCGCCTTGATGACGTATTTTTCCGGCGTTTCCTTGAAGCCCTGACCGATGCCGACATGCAGGGAACCGCCCGCCGTCTGCATCTCGCCGACCAGGTAAAGCGTGCGGTCGCCCGCGCCCGGCTTGAGATCAGAGAGTTTGCCCCAGTCGAGATAGGCTTCCAGTCCCCAGGCAAAGTCGCCGGACAGCTTGTGCATGGCCTTGAAATCGACATTGAAGTCGGGCCGCCGGTCCGCACCGGCCTGACCGTAGCCCCACATCAGGTGCGGATTGGCAACCAGCCGGAAATGCTCGCCGTCGTAACCGGCGATGCCGCGGAATTCGATGCTCGTTTTGTCGGCGACGAAGCGCGGCGAATTGATGTCGTATTCGGCATTGAAGCCGTAATACCAGCCGCCGCTCAGCGGCCGGATATGCTTGAGGCGGAACATGATCGCCGACTCACCCCAGTCGCCACGCCGCGAACTCGGGCTGTCGACGCCGGCGCGCATCACCGGCAGATGGATGCCGGCCTCCCAGCCGGGCGCAAGACCGGTCGCAAACTCGGCCATGACATAGCTCATCTTGTCCACCGGCCAGGTGCCGTCGCGCGTCGTTTTGTCACCCTGCAGCGTGTGATTGGCATGCAGGGTCGCCACGAGTTCGCCGCGCGCGGCGAGGTCGCCCTCATGCACCATGATTTCCGGATCGGCCACCGCCCCGCCGGCGCACGCCAGCCAGGCCAGCGCGGCCATTAGTTTTTTCCCTGAACTGATCATTTTTTATGGTTTTTTTGCAACAGGCGGAGATTTGCACGCCCAGCCTCATCCGGCAAGCTTTTGCCAGCACGAAAAACGCCTTCTCGGCCAAGCCAGGCGCCATTTTGCGGCAGCGCAAAATCATTCAAAAAACACGCAAAACCGGCCCACAACAAGGCTTACGCGATACTTACAGAACTCGACACAACAAATAAATGCTGCATTGCAACATAAGTGCAGCACGCTGTGCTAAAGTCGGCTCGAATCATCGATAAATACAACATGAATGTTGAATGCTGCTCCGGCCAAAAACTGCCCGCCGCCGTATTTCGACATCGACCTTCAACAGGGAAGGCCTTTGCAACAGGAAGCGCATCATGGCAAGCCAGATAGAGCGTAACAAAGCCAGCCACGAACAGATCAACCTGGACGCCAGCGGGCAATTGAGCATCGACGGAGCGCCGAAAAACTGGGCGGTCGACGCCCCGCCTCTGCGCAAAAGCCGCTGGCCGGCCCGTCTCGATGTGCTGCAGAGTGCTTCCGGCCTGTTTCTCGGGCTGTTCCTGATGGCGCACATGTTCTTCGTGTCGAGCATCCTGATCAGCCACGACGCCTTCTACACGATCGCCCGCTTCTTCGAAGGCGTCTATTTCCTCGGCAAGCCTTATCCGATCATGGTTTCGGCCGTGGTCTGCGTGATCACCACCATCTTCATCCTGCATGCCTGGCTGGCGATGCGCAAGTTCCCGGCCGGCTACCGCCAGTACCGTGCCTTTGTCGCGCACAAGAACAGCCTGCAGCACGGCGATACCGCCCTGTGGTGGCTGCAGATCTGGACCGGCTTTGCGCTCTTTTTCATGGCCACCATCCACCTCTACGGCATGCTCACCCAGCCGGCGCTGATCGGCCCCTATGAATCGGCCGACCGCGTCTGGTCCGGCGGCATGTGGCCGCTCTACCTGATGCTGCTGTTCGCCGCCGAGCTGCATGCCAGCATCGGCCTTTACCGCCTGGCCATCAAATGGGGCTGGTTCGCCGCTGCTTCGGCCAACGCCAGCCGTCGTCGCCTGCAACTGGCGCGGCATGCGCTGAGTGCCTTCTTCATCACGTTGGGTCTGGTCACCCTGCTCGCCTACGTCGAGCTCGGCCGCGCCCATGCGGAAAAGGCCGGCGAACGCTACGTCCCCGGCCAGCAAGCCAGCGGCAGACACTGACATGGATGTGATCCACACCGACGTCCTCGTCATCGGCGGCGGACTGGCCGGCCTGCGCGCCGCCCTCGCTGCGAAAAAACGCGGCCAGAAGGTCATCATCCTCAGCCTGGTGCCGCCCAAGCGCTCGCATTCGGCCGCTGCGCAAGGCGGCATGCAGGCCAGCCTGGGCAATACCGCCAAGGGCGCCGGCGACAACGAAGATGTACATTTCGGCGACACCGTACGCGGCAGCGACTGGGGCGCCGACCAGGAAGTCGCCCGCATGTTCGTACATACCGCGCCCAAGGCCGTACGCGAGCTGGCCGCCTGGGGCGTGCCCTGGAACCGCGTCGAACGCGGCCCGCACGACGTCATCATCGACAGCCAGAAAGTCACGCTCAACGAGGCCGATGCCGCGCACGGCCTGATCACCGCGCGCGATTTCGGCGGCACCAAGAAATGGCGCACCTGCTACGTCTCCGACGGCACCGGCCACGCCATGCTCTACGCCGTCAGCGACCAGACCATCGCCGCCGGCATTCCGGTGCATGAGCGCATGGAAGCGGTGGCGCTGATCCATGACGGCACGCGCTGCTACGGCGCCATCGTGCGCAACCTGACCAATGGCAAGCTCTCGGCCTACGTCGCCCGCGCCACCTGCATCGCCACCGGCGGTTTCGGGCGCATCTACCAGGCGACGACCAATGCCGTGATCAACGAAGGCATCGGCGCCGCCATCGCACTGGAAACCGGCGTCGTGCCGCTCGCCAACATGGAAGCCGTGCAGTTCCACCCGACTGCGATCTTCCCGGCCGGCATCCTGGTTACCGAAGGCTGTCGCGGCGACGGCGGCCTGCTGCGCGACGTCGATGGTCACCGCTTCATGCCGGACTACGAGCCGGAGAAGAAGGAACTCGCCTCGCGCGACGTCGTCGCCCGCCGCATGGAAGCGCACATTCGCGCCGGCAAGGGCGCCCGCAACCGTTTCGGCGAGCATCTCTGGCTCGACATCACCTTGCTCGGCGAAGCGCACATCAACAGCAAGCTGCGCGAAGTGAAGGAAATCTGCCATCACTTCCTCGGCATCGACCCGGCCAAACAGTGGATACCGGTGCGTCCGGCCCAGCATTATTCGATGGGCGGCATCCGCACCAATGCGCAGGGCGCCGCCTACGGCCTGAGCGGCCTCTTTGCCTGCGGCGAAGCGGCATGCTGGGACCTGCACGGCTTCAATCGCCTGGGCGGCAACTCGGTGGCCGAAACCGTCGTCGCCGGCATGATCGTCGGCGAAGCGATCGCCGATTTCTGTGCCTCGCCGGCCGGCGACATGCATGTTTCGACGGCGCTCGTGCGCGACTGCCTGGAGAAAGCCGAAGCGGAATTCACCGCACTCAGCGCCGGGCAAGGCACGGAAAAAGCCGGCCAACTGCTGCGCGAGATGCAGGCGATCATGACCGAACAGGTCGGCATCGTGCGCCAGGGCGAAGCCCTGGGCGCAGCGGTCGACGCGCTGCAGAAGCTTGTTTTGCGCAGCCGGCAGATCGGCCTCGGCGGCCGGCGGCCGGGCGCCGACCCGGAACTGACCACCGCCTGGCGCCTGCAGAAAATGCTCAAGCTGGCGCTCTGCGTTGCACGCGGCGCCGAGCAGCGTTGCGAAAGCCGCGGCGCGCATTTCCGCAGCGACTACCCGCAGCGCAACGACGCCGACTGGCTCAAACGCACTCTCGCCTACTGGCCGGACGCGGCGCAGCCGCTGCCCAGCCTCGCCTACGAGGAACTCGCCATCGCCGGCATGGAACTGCCGCCCGGCTGGCGCGGCTACGGCACGCGCGATGCCATCGAACATCCCGCCACCGCCATCCGCCAGGCCGAGATCGACGCTATCCGCGCCCGCCTTGGCGAGGCCGACCGCCACGCCGTGCAGGACGCCCTGATGCCCTTCCGCCACCTGTTGCCGGCGCATCTGCGCGGCAACAACGCCCGCCTCGACGAGTCCGCATGATCAAGCTTTTTCGCCGCACACCGGCCAGCCAGGCACCGCGCCGCCTGACCTTCAGCATCCTGCGCCACAACCCGGCCGATCCGGCTAGCCGGCCGCAGTTGCAGGACTTCGAAATCGAGGAAGCGGAAGGCATGACGCTGTTCATCGCCCTCAACGAGATCCGCGCCACCCAGGACGGCTCGCTGCAGTTCGATTTCGTCTGCCGTGCCGGCATCTGCGGCAGTTGCGCGATGCTGGTCAATGGCCGGCCCGGCCTCGCCTGCCGCACGCTGACGCGCGACCTCGGCACGCAGATCACGCTGGCACCGCTGCCCTTCTTCGAGCTGATCGGCGATCTATCGGTCAATACCGGCAAATGGATGCGCGGCACCAGCGAACGCCTGCAGACCTGGATCCACAATGACGCACCGGTCCGGCTCGACGCCCTTGAAGAAAGGATGGCGCCGGAACTCGCCGAAGGCATCTACGAACTCGACCGCTGCATAGAATGCGGCTGCTGCATTGCCGGCTGCGGCACGGCGCAGATGCGGGAGAAATTTGTCGGCGCGGTCGGCCTCAACAAGATCGCCCGCTTCCACCTCGACCCGCGCGACACGCGCAGCGACGCGGATTTCTACGAGTTGATCGGCGACGACGACGGCGTCTTCGGCTGCATGTCGCTGCTCGGCTGCCACGATGTCTGCCCGAAGCAGCTGCCGCTGCAGACGCAAATCGCCTACCTGCGGCGCAAGATGGCGATCGTCGGCCTCAGCTGAGGCCAGGCGGTCGACGCCTCAATCGACCCGGAAAGGCAGGAACTTCGAGTTGATCCGGTCGTAGACGCCATTCACCTTGATCCGGTCGAGCGCCTTGTCGAGTGCCGGCTTGAGGTCGGCGCGCTGCGGCGAGATGCCGAAGGAAGCCGCGCTGTCGAACTCTGGCGTCTGCAGGATCACCGGCACCAGCCCGAGTTGCAGGAAAGCGCGGCTCTTGCGCAGGCTGAGGCTGCTCATCAACGGCACGACACAGGCGTGGGCAACACCGGCGACCAGTTGTTCGACCATGTCCTCGGCCGTTTGCGCGCCGACCGACTTCCAGCCCTGCTGCCGGATATAGCCTTCCTGCGCCGAGCCCTTGAAGGTGGAAACACGCACCTCGGGCTGACCGGGCGTCACGCCGGGCTTGGCAAAAAACAGGGTTTGCGAACGGTAGACCGGGCGGGTGAATAGCACCTTCTGGCGGCGTTCCGGCGTATTGAGCAAGCCCACCGCCGCCACATCGAAATGGCCGCTGGCCAGATCGTCGAGCAGATATTCGAACTGCCGCACCTCAAACTCGCAGCGGACATTCATTTCGGCACACAGCGCCTGCATGACCGCCACACTGAAGCCGGTCAGTTGCCCGGCGGCATCGCGATAAGCCATCGGTGGCGCATCCTCCAGCACCACCACCTTGAGCACGCCGGGCTCGCCCGGTGCGGCAGTTGCTGCCAGCGGGAGCACGAGGAACAAACACCAAAGAAAAAACTGCCGAAATTGCCGCATGCTTCTTCACGCCACCTATGACTGGCGGCCAGTATAGCGCCATGAAACGGCCAATTTGATGACTGCGGGCAAATCCGCCGACTTGCCAAGTACGCCGTATTTGCGCAGCATGCACGGCAATTTCCGAGGAGCCTGCCATGCAAAACATTCTGATCATCATCCACGCCGCCCCCTACGGCAGCGAACGCTGCCTTTCCGCCCTGCGCCTGGCCTGCGCCCTGAGCGGCAGCGACGCCAAGCCGCAGGTCAATATTTTCCTGATGTCCGACGCCACGGTACTCGGCCTGCCCAACCAGATCGACGGCACCGGCAACGGCCTGCAGGGCATGGTCGAACAACTGGTCGCCAGCGGCGCCAGCATCAAGCTCTGCCGCACCTGTGCCCTGGCGCGCGGCCTCGGCGAACTGCCGCTGATTCCCGGCACCAGCATCGGCACGCTGGTCGAACTGGCTGCCGCCACGCTGGCAGCGGACAAGGTCATCACTTTCTGAGCGAAAAAAAGGCCGGGCAGCACGCCCGGCCTTTCCTGCATTTTCGGCCTTTTCAGACGGTCGACCGTCTGCAAACGGCAAAAACCTACTTGCTGCGCGCCTGGCGCCGCACCCCGGCCGACATCGCGATGTGGCCGGTACTGGCGAAGGCTTCGAGATTGGTCTCGATGTCATCCAGGCTGTAGAAATAATTCACCATCAGCCCGAACGACTGGCGGAAACCTTTCGGCGAAGCATCGGCAAGATAATTGAGCTGCTCGACGCGCGCCCCGTTGCCGAGGTGGAAACGCGACACCGGGTCGAAGGGCGGGCCGCTCTCGCCGCCGCCCTGCTTGGCCGTCGCCAGGTAGCGCGCGGCGAGCCGGGTCAGCGGATCGCGCAGGCTGCGCACCTGCTTCTTGTCCCCGGCCCAGGTACCGGTCGCCAGTGCGTCGAGCGGCAATTCGCAGCCCGCCTCGGCCAGCACCTGCGGATTCTTCTTGACCCAGGCGGCCAGGCCCGGCATCGGCGACAAGGTCGCAAAGCAGGAAAGGCGCGGGAAGTCGCGTTTCAGGTCGTCGATCACCCGCTTCAGCAGGAAATTGCCGAAAGACACGCCGCGCAGGCCGACCTGGGTATTCGAGATGGAATAGAAAATCGCCGTGTCGGCCTTGCTGTTGTCGAAGACCGGCGCGTGCTCGTCGAGCAGTTCCTGGACATTGCCGGCCAGATGGTCGGTCAGCGCGACCTCGACGAAAATCAGCGGCTCGGCCGGCATGCGCGGGTGGAAGAAGGCGTAGAGCCGGCGGTCGGAATCGAGCCGGTTCTTGAGATCGGTCCACGAGCGGATTTCATGCACCGCCTCGTACTCGATCAGTTTCTCGAGCAAGGCGGCCGGCGAATTCCAGGTGATGCGCTGCAACTCCAGGAAGCCGACGTCGAACCAGGCCGACAGGCGCGACTCCAGTTCGCGGTCGAGCACGGCGAGTTCGCGGTCGTTTTCGAGGTAGCGCAGCAGGTCGGCGCGCAGGTCGACCAGAAACTTGACGCCCTGCGGAATGGCGTTGAACTGGGTCAGGATGCGGATGCGCCGCGAGCGCATCGCGCCGCGCATCGCCGCTTCCGCCTTCCACTGCTCGGGCGTGCCGACCGCGGCCTGATAGGCGGCATGCGCCGTCGCGACCTTGGCCGGGTCCGGCCCGAACTCGAGCGCGATCAGCTTGAGGAAACGCTGCCGGCCTTCGTCATTGAGACTGAGATAAGTTTCGGCGAGGCGCGCCGCGCGACCGCGCGCCGAGACTTCGCCACCCTGCCCTTCGGCACACTCGCGCAGTTGCGCGCGCAAACGCTCCAGGCCGCGCGGCGTCAGCGCCACGCGCTCGACACCAGCGCCCACCATAGAACGCAATTTGTCGACCAATCCTTTTGTCACCATGGCTCACCTCCTGACGGATATTGTGCCCCAAGGCGGGGCGGATTTGGCCCCGGAATTGCTTACCCCCCCCGATGCCCAGGAAAAGACGTCGTTTTTGTCGACTAGCCGACAAAGCGGACGCTCGCCCGGCGGGCTGGAATACCACCTTTTTTCGCAATAACGTTGAACAGGAGAAACAGATGTCGATTGTCCCCATCAAGGCCTTTTCCGAAAAAGCCAAAAGCGATCCGGTGCTGAAGGAACAACTGCTGGCTTGCCAGAAGATCAAGGAACTGCGTGCCCTGGCCCTGGAGCACGGCTTCGCCATCGACGAGAATTCCCTCTACCCGCCCAACGAACCGCAATTCACCGAAGCCCAGCTCTCCGAGCGCCTGATCAAGGCCCTGCTGCGCGTCTGAAACATTGCGCACGCGGCGAACAAGGCCGGCGCGTCCGGCCTTGTTCGTTTTCGGGTGTTTTTGGCGGTCGACCGCTGCGGCGGGGCAAAAACCGCGTCAAGCGGCTCTGCCCCCCCTGGCCAGGCGCGCGCGATTACAGTTTGTAACGCAACAAATCCCGTCCCGGGGTTAGCATTGCCGACTTTGCGCCCTCTTGCCCGGCCTGCTGCCCGATGCGACAACAGCGCTCCCGGGCAAATACCCCCAGGACTTACGCGATGAAATCCCTCCCCCTGCTGCTTGCCGCCTTGCTGGCGATTCCCGTCTCCGCCATTGCTGCAGAAGCAATCAAGATCGACATCTATCTGGCTGACCAGCTGGAACAATCCGTCACCCTGAGCGGACCAAACTCGACCGCCAGCATCACCGGCAGCAACATGCCGGGCACTACTTTCGAGCTGCGTCTGATCGCCCCGGAGCCGCTCATCGTCGAGATGAAGGAACACTCAAACGATGGCCGTGCAGATGCAACCGGACGCGCCAAAATACTAGCTGCCGGCAACTCCTTTGCGGTTTCGGAAATCAAGGGATCAACGTTTCGCAATCCCTACGTACTTGTCCGCCGCAACTAAGGAACTCCCTCTCCCCGCCCAACGAGCCGCAATTCGCCGAAGCCCGGCTTTCCGGGCGCCTGATCAAGCCCCTGCCGCGCGTCGGTAGCATTGCGCACTTGGTGAACAAGGCCGGTTCGTCCGGCCTTGTTCGTTTTCGGGTGTTTTTAGCGGTCGACCGGTGCGGCAGGGCAAAAACCGCCCCGCGGCAGACGGGCGATCAGAGGAAGGTTTTGCTTGCCAGACCGAGGACGGCACAGGCGGCAATGACATGGATGATGTTGCGCTGGAAGCGCAACAGGGCAACCGCGGCAAGCAGCGCAATCAGCCCCGATATCCAGTCGATGCTTCCGCCCGGGCCCTGCGGCCACAGGACGTGGTAACCGAAGAACAGTGCCAGGTTGAAAATGACGCCGACCACGGCAGCGGTGATGGCAGTGAGCGGCGCAGTGAACTTCAGATCGTTGTGCGTCGTCTCGATCAGCGGACCGCCGCCCAGGATGAAGATGAAGGATGGCAAAAAGGTAAACCAGGTGACCAGACACGCCGCCACGGCGCCGGCCAGAAACAGGCTTTCCGGCCCGAACACCGCCTTGCCGTAGCCACCGACAAAGCCGACAAAAGCCACCACCATGATCAGCGGCCCCGGCGTCGTTTCACCCAGCGCCAGGCCATCCATCATCTGCAGCGGAGTCAGCCAGTGATAGGCATCCACCGCCCCCTGATAGACGTAAGGCAAGACCGCATAGGCGCCGCCGAAAGTCAGCAGGGCCGCCTTGCTGAAAAACCAGCCCATCTGCGTCAGGGTGAAGTCCCAGCCGTAGAGCAAAGTCAGGCCGGCCATCGGCACTCCCCAGAGCAACAGCCCGCCGAGCAACACCCAGGCGAGCCGTGACCAGGTAAATACCGCGTGCGCCGGCGTCGGCGTCTCATCATCGATCAATGCCCGGCCAAAGGATTTCCCGGCTTTGCCATGCCCGCCGCCCAGCGTGAAGCCGGTCGGCGCGACACGTCCGCCGATGTAGCCGATCAGGGCCGCCGTCGCGACAATGGCCGGAAACGGCACGCCCGCCGCAAAGATGGCAAGGAAAGAGGCGGCAGCAATCGCCCAGAGCACCTTGTTCTTCAGGACACGCCCGCCGATCCGGTACGCCGCCTGGAGAACAATCGCGGTCACCGCCGGCTTGATGCCGTAAAACAACCCGGCAACCAGCGGCATCTCGCCAAAAGCGACATAGACCCAGGACAAGGCAATCAGAATAAACAGCGATGGCAGCACGAACAAGCCGCCGGCCACGATGCCGCCCCAGGTGCAATGCAGCAACCAGCCGATATAGGTCGCCAGTTGCTGCGCTTCCGGACCGGGCAGCAGCATGCAGTAGTTGAGGGCATGCAGGAAGCGGCGCTCGGAAATCCAGCGCCGCCGCTCGACCAGTTCATGATGCATCAGCGAAATCTGTCCGGCCGGCCCGCCGAAACTGACAAAACCGAGCTTGAGCCAGAAAGCAAGGGCTTGCCAGAAACTGACTGGCGGCGGCAAGCTGTCGGAGCAGCGGGAAGTCGTCATGCGTGTTTTGCTTTCTGGAATGCGGCAAGCAAACCGTCAAACAGGCTGCCGGCCAGAATCAGGAGCCGGGCAAACCTTGAATCAGTCTGGCGATGGCGCATTACCCGGCGATGCCGTTCATACTACCGAATATCCTGGCGCCGGACAGCATCCCGCCCCCGCGCCTCTTGTCGAAAACTCGACAAGAGGCTGTCGCCGACCAAAGCGCGCCAAATTAGTTCAATTCGGCGAAAACGCTGACCAGGAGGGCCAAGCCGGCGCTTGGCACCATCCCTGCAAGGGCAAAATCTCCAACGATAGGCCAGCAAGGCCAAGGAGATCCCCAATGGACCAGAGAACCATGCCGATTACCCAGGAAGCCGCGCTGCGCGTTGCCCTAGCTTCCCGCGCCATGCCCAATGTCACCCTGCCGCGGTTGATTGCGCTGTTGCAGAGCCATCTCGGTGAACAAATCGACACCGACAATTTGCGCGCGATCACCGTCACCAACCTGAAAACCGGGCTGGGCAGCATGGACGGCGAGGAAGACGACGAGGACATGGGCATCGGCATCGACGCCATGAAACTCGCCGTGCGCATCCTGTGGGGCGAGGTGCAGGACGATGAGAACCTGCCGCAGGCCGAGCCTTATGCCGACGGCGACATCCCCGATTCGCTGCGCGTCGCCATCGCTTCCGACAGCGGCAACGAGCTGAACGGGCATTTCGGCTCCTGCCTGCGCTACCTCGTCTATCAGGTGTCGGCGACGGAAAGCCGCCTGATCGGCGTGCGCAGCGCGCTGGAAGCGGATTTTGCCGAGGACAAGAACCTCTTCCGCTGCCAGTTGATCGGCGATTGCCATGTGCTCTACGTCGTGTCGATCGGCGGGCCGGCGGCGGCCAAGGTCATCCGCGCCGACATTTTCCCGATCAAGCTGCCCAACGGCGGACCGGCTCCGGAAGTCATCGGGCGCTTCCAGCAGGCGCTGGCCGATTCGCCGCCGCCCTGGCTGGCGAAGATCCTCGGCGTCAGCGCCGACAAACGCCTGCGCCTGTACAACGCCGAGGAAGAAGACGATTAAGCCGGGCGCAGCGCCGCGTCGATCAGGCGGCGCGAGATGCTGATCGGATCCGGCAGGATGGGCAGCGCATCGGGCGAAAACCATTCTGCCGCTTCGATCTCGGCCGGATCGGGCGTGATCTCGCCGCCCGCGTAATCGGCGAAGAAGGCGATCATCAGCGAATTCGGGAAAGGCCAGGGCTGGCTGGAGAAATAGCGCAGGTTGGTGATCTCGATGCCGACCTCTTCGCGCACCTCACGCGCGGCGCACTCTTCCAGCGTCTCGCCCGGTTCGACAAAACCGGCCAGGGCGCTGAACACGCCCGGCTTGAAATGCGGACTGCGCCCGAGCAGCAGCTTGTCGCCATCGCGCACCAGCACCATGATCGCCGGCGACAGGCGCGGATAGGCGAGCAGGCCGCAGTGCGGGCAGTGCATCGCCAATTCGCTGTCCTTCTTCACGGTCGGCGTGCCGCACTTGCCGCAGAAACGGTGGTTGGCCTGCCAGTCGAGCAACTGCGTGGCGCGCCCGGCCAGCGCGAAGATTTCCGGCCCGGCCAGCTGAAAGATGGCGCGCAGCGGCGTCGGCTCGGCGCCGGGCATTTCCGGCAATTCGGCGAGGTCGACCGCATGGCAGGGCTGGCCGTGCAATTCACCGACGTAAAGGGCGTTGTCCGGGTCGCCGAAGGCGCCGGCCGGGCCGAACGGAAAAACCGTATCGACCAGGGTCAACAAGCGCTGTTCGGAACGCAGGATCCAGTAAC
The DNA window shown above is from Quatrionicoccus australiensis and carries:
- a CDS encoding fumarate reductase cytochrome b subunit, giving the protein MASQIERNKASHEQINLDASGQLSIDGAPKNWAVDAPPLRKSRWPARLDVLQSASGLFLGLFLMAHMFFVSSILISHDAFYTIARFFEGVYFLGKPYPIMVSAVVCVITTIFILHAWLAMRKFPAGYRQYRAFVAHKNSLQHGDTALWWLQIWTGFALFFMATIHLYGMLTQPALIGPYESADRVWSGGMWPLYLMLLFAAELHASIGLYRLAIKWGWFAAASANASRRRLQLARHALSAFFITLGLVTLLAYVELGRAHAEKAGERYVPGQQASGRH
- a CDS encoding fumarate reductase flavoprotein subunit, whose amino-acid sequence is MDVIHTDVLVIGGGLAGLRAALAAKKRGQKVIILSLVPPKRSHSAAAQGGMQASLGNTAKGAGDNEDVHFGDTVRGSDWGADQEVARMFVHTAPKAVRELAAWGVPWNRVERGPHDVIIDSQKVTLNEADAAHGLITARDFGGTKKWRTCYVSDGTGHAMLYAVSDQTIAAGIPVHERMEAVALIHDGTRCYGAIVRNLTNGKLSAYVARATCIATGGFGRIYQATTNAVINEGIGAAIALETGVVPLANMEAVQFHPTAIFPAGILVTEGCRGDGGLLRDVDGHRFMPDYEPEKKELASRDVVARRMEAHIRAGKGARNRFGEHLWLDITLLGEAHINSKLREVKEICHHFLGIDPAKQWIPVRPAQHYSMGGIRTNAQGAAYGLSGLFACGEAACWDLHGFNRLGGNSVAETVVAGMIVGEAIADFCASPAGDMHVSTALVRDCLEKAEAEFTALSAGQGTEKAGQLLREMQAIMTEQVGIVRQGEALGAAVDALQKLVLRSRQIGLGGRRPGADPELTTAWRLQKMLKLALCVARGAEQRCESRGAHFRSDYPQRNDADWLKRTLAYWPDAAQPLPSLAYEELAIAGMELPPGWRGYGTRDAIEHPATAIRQAEIDAIRARLGEADRHAVQDALMPFRHLLPAHLRGNNARLDESA
- a CDS encoding fumarate reductase iron-sulfur subunit; this encodes MIKLFRRTPASQAPRRLTFSILRHNPADPASRPQLQDFEIEEAEGMTLFIALNEIRATQDGSLQFDFVCRAGICGSCAMLVNGRPGLACRTLTRDLGTQITLAPLPFFELIGDLSVNTGKWMRGTSERLQTWIHNDAPVRLDALEERMAPELAEGIYELDRCIECGCCIAGCGTAQMREKFVGAVGLNKIARFHLDPRDTRSDADFYELIGDDDGVFGCMSLLGCHDVCPKQLPLQTQIAYLRRKMAIVGLS
- a CDS encoding substrate-binding periplasmic protein produces the protein MLPLAATAAPGEPGVLKVVVLEDAPPMAYRDAAGQLTGFSVAVMQALCAEMNVRCEFEVRQFEYLLDDLASGHFDVAAVGLLNTPERRQKVLFTRPVYRSQTLFFAKPGVTPGQPEVRVSTFKGSAQEGYIRQQGWKSVGAQTAEDMVEQLVAGVAHACVVPLMSSLSLRKSRAFLQLGLVPVILQTPEFDSAASFGISPQRADLKPALDKALDRIKVNGVYDRINSKFLPFRVD
- a CDS encoding DsrE/DsrF/TusD sulfur relay family protein, with amino-acid sequence MQNILIIIHAAPYGSERCLSALRLACALSGSDAKPQVNIFLMSDATVLGLPNQIDGTGNGLQGMVEQLVASGASIKLCRTCALARGLGELPLIPGTSIGTLVELAAATLAADKVITF
- a CDS encoding malonyl-CoA decarboxylase, which translates into the protein MVTKGLVDKLRSMVGAGVERVALTPRGLERLRAQLRECAEGQGGEVSARGRAARLAETYLSLNDEGRQRFLKLIALEFGPDPAKVATAHAAYQAAVGTPEQWKAEAAMRGAMRSRRIRILTQFNAIPQGVKFLVDLRADLLRYLENDRELAVLDRELESRLSAWFDVGFLELQRITWNSPAALLEKLIEYEAVHEIRSWTDLKNRLDSDRRLYAFFHPRMPAEPLIFVEVALTDHLAGNVQELLDEHAPVFDNSKADTAIFYSISNTQVGLRGVSFGNFLLKRVIDDLKRDFPRLSCFATLSPMPGLAAWVKKNPQVLAEAGCELPLDALATGTWAGDKKQVRSLRDPLTRLAARYLATAKQGGGESGPPFDPVSRFHLGNGARVEQLNYLADASPKGFRQSFGLMVNYFYSLDDIETNLEAFASTGHIAMSAGVRRQARSK
- a CDS encoding Nif11-like leader peptide family natural product precursor — its product is MSIVPIKAFSEKAKSDPVLKEQLLACQKIKELRALALEHGFAIDENSLYPPNEPQFTEAQLSERLIKALLRV
- the chrA gene encoding chromate efflux transporter, which encodes MTTSRCSDSLPPPVSFWQALAFWLKLGFVSFGGPAGQISLMHHELVERRRWISERRFLHALNYCMLLPGPEAQQLATYIGWLLHCTWGGIVAGGLFVLPSLFILIALSWVYVAFGEMPLVAGLFYGIKPAVTAIVLQAAYRIGGRVLKNKVLWAIAAASFLAIFAAGVPFPAIVATAALIGYIGGRVAPTGFTLGGGHGKAGKSFGRALIDDETPTPAHAVFTWSRLAWVLLGGLLLWGVPMAGLTLLYGWDFTLTQMGWFFSKAALLTFGGAYAVLPYVYQGAVDAYHWLTPLQMMDGLALGETTPGPLIMVVAFVGFVGGYGKAVFGPESLFLAGAVAACLVTWFTFLPSFIFILGGGPLIETTHNDLKFTAPLTAITAAVVGVIFNLALFFGYHVLWPQGPGGSIDWISGLIALLAAVALLRFQRNIIHVIAACAVLGLASKTFL
- a CDS encoding dinitrogenase iron-molybdenum cofactor biosynthesis protein codes for the protein MDQRTMPITQEAALRVALASRAMPNVTLPRLIALLQSHLGEQIDTDNLRAITVTNLKTGLGSMDGEEDDEDMGIGIDAMKLAVRILWGEVQDDENLPQAEPYADGDIPDSLRVAIASDSGNELNGHFGSCLRYLVYQVSATESRLIGVRSALEADFAEDKNLFRCQLIGDCHVLYVVSIGGPAAAKVIRADIFPIKLPNGGPAPEVIGRFQQALADSPPPWLAKILGVSADKRLRLYNAEEEDD